The nucleotide window aaacaaaaaaataagtaaaaaacacacaacaattacaataaaaatatataaatgacaattataatagtatctcagtgatactaaaacaaCGCTGTAAATATAATAACACTCTCAAATAGCAACTTAAGTCAGTCCTCATTTCAGAAAGAAAGTgaatttttgcttaaaacaagaaaatatctgtcagtgcaatcagaaaaaaatatagttttcacTTTGAATTAAACTGATTTTTCTGACCGCACTCGCAGATATCTGTAAACTTTCTTAGTGTTGGtcagtttttcagaaaacaaggctAAATATCTTGTTATTTCACCTCTCCAGTAAATGTGTCGTTTTCAGGATGTTTAGATGTTatcactggaaaacaagactgaAAATACGGAACATGAACATCACACGCTGCATAAATCACTGACCGGAATTCAAGCTTCTCCATGTGTGAGTGACAGAATCATGTTATTCTGAGTTCAGGTATGGTTTATTAATCACAGGATAATTAATGCTGATCATTTCTTTgggttgttttcatgtttgcatgGCATGaggtttaaaacacatttaatattgaCTAATATTGGTTTGACTCttatcttctgtagagctgctgctAGCAGAACTTCTGATGTTTTTATAACGTTTCGGTTAAGTTATGAAAACTCATTTAAAAGAGTTTCTGCTGGTTGAGCAAATGTTAAGgaatgttctgaaacaagtagCAACATTACAAAACATTAGATGAACGTCCAACTGAAACGTTGCATGAATGATGTCTAAATGTTTTCGTGCGAACGCTTAGAGAGCGTTATTAAAGAGCAGATCACAACGTTCTGTTAACGTCACTGGAAGAACGTTTGCTCGTAACTTTGAGAGAACATTGCCGGAACATTAGCCAGAGTCTGAGTGTGAGCTGTGTTTCAGTATGGAGAACTGATCTGAATCATGACACTGCTACAGACTGACTCAGCAGCTGCTCTGGAGAGGTGTTTGTTCATCTGTAGGCACTGTAACCGGAGGCAGCTGCGCGCGATAACGGGACTCACCGGGTGAAACAGCGGCGCGGTCACGTGACAGCATTCTTTCAGAAACACTCCAGCCCGGTGCTCGCGGTCAGTGGACGCCGTTCGGCGTGAACGCCCCGTCCGCCTCGCACTCCAGCTCGCACACAGAGTCCTCGTTGTCCCGCGAGAGCTGCGAGATCCGGTCGAACGCGTCGTCCACCTCGTTCGGGATGATGTTGACGTATGCGCTCGCCACCTCTCTGTGAAACAGCGTGTCCTGGTTGTAGGACACGAGCTCGTTGCTGATGTTCACCGTCTCCACCGGGGTCCGGCACCGGTTCCGGCAGCCCAGCAGGCTGGAGAAGCCCTTGCGGAACTCCGCGTTGAAGGCGTAGATGACGGGGTTCAGGGACGAGTTGGTCCAGCCGAACCACACGAACACGTCGAAGGTGGTGTCGCTGACGCACGGCGGACCCGCGGACGGCTCCCGGTGGCAGAACGGAACCACGCAGTTGAGCACGAAGAACGGCAGCCAGCAGCACACGAACACCCCCATGATGATGGACAGCGTCTTCAGGACTTTGGTCTCGCGGTTGATGGACGTCTTCAGGCTGCTGTGGTGTTGGCACGCGAGCCGGTTCGTCCGGCAGCTCTGCGCGTGCTCGGCGGCGCGCTCCAGAGAGGCGATCCTCCGGATCTGGATCTGCGCGATCCGGTAGATGCGCGTGTAGGTGACGATCATGATCGCCACGGGAATGTAGAAGCTGATGAGGGACGAGGAGATGGCGTACTCTCGGCTCAGGCTCGAGTCGCAGCTGTCCGCGTCGGTGGCGTTGGGCTCCGCGGTGGCCTTGTGCCAGTCCAGCTGCACCGGGATGAACGAGATGAGCACCGAGAGAGTCCACGCCGCGCCGATCATCACGAAGGCCACGCGCGGGGTCATCTTGCGCTCGTAGCGGAACGGGCTGCTGATGGCCCAGTAGCGGTCCACGCTGATCACGCACAGGTTCAGGATGGACGCGGTGGAGCACATGATGTCAAACGCCACCCAGATGTCGCAGAACGCGCCGAACGGCCAGAAACCGGCCACCTCCGCCACCGCCTTCCACGGCATCACGAGCACGGCCACCAGCAGGTCCGACACGGCCAGCGACACGATGAAGATGTTCGTGACTTTGGTGCGCAGGTGGCGGAAGCGCAGCACGGTGGCGCACACCAGGATGTTCCCGAACAGAGTCCAGAGGATCAAGGCGCACAGCAGGCAGCCGGTGAGCGCACGCGCCAGCGTCTCCCGCGGCTCGGACACGGTTCGGTTGGACATGCTGAGTCCCGGCGCGCTCACGGGTCGCCATCGGGTGTGTGCGCGAGCGCCGGCTCCGGTGCCGATGCGTCCCTCATGACCGAAGAAGGACTCCGACACCGAGCGGGTCCAGATGATCCGAGAAGAGCacacgggtgtgtgtgtgtgtgtgtgtgtg belongs to Carassius auratus strain Wakin unplaced genomic scaffold, ASM336829v1 scaf_tig00047380, whole genome shotgun sequence and includes:
- the LOC113088844 gene encoding D(1B) dopamine receptor-like produces the protein MSNRTVSEPRETLARALTGCLLCALILWTLFGNILVCATVLRFRHLRTKVTNIFIVSLAVSDLLVAVLVMPWKAVAEVAGFWPFGAFCDIWVAFDIMCSTASILNLCVISVDRYWAISSPFRYERKMTPRVAFVMIGAAWTLSVLISFIPVQLDWHKATAEPNATDADSCDSSLSREYAISSSLISFYIPVAIMIVTYTRIYRIAQIQIRRIASLERAAEHAQSCRTNRLACQHHSSLKTSINRETKVLKTLSIIMGVFVCCWLPFFVLNCVVPFCHREPSAGPPCVSDTTFDVFVWFGWTNSSLNPVIYAFNAEFRKGFSSLLGCRNRCRTPVETVNISNELVSYNQDTLFHREVASAYVNIIPNEVDDAFDRISQLSRDNEDSVCELECEADGAFTPNGVH